In Parasegetibacter sp. NRK P23, a single genomic region encodes these proteins:
- a CDS encoding YihY/virulence factor BrkB family protein translates to MTKLERIIWNLAPLRFIREKSKHIHVPGFQGLPLYDVSRFFFKQVKKVGLNERAAAISFNFLMAIPASCIFLFTLVPYLPVSKQFTEELLVLARDITPNYNTYTLVRDFINDFLNTPRSGLLSFGFLLAVFYASNAMIGIMRSFDRSLIPVRKRNFFSYRWMAIKLTALFILLVIATIVVLITQGKILEYILQYFKQDTFAVRFLIKLIRWVVIMALFFYSIAFIYKYGPSVHKRWKLISPGTVLATFLIIATTYLFSFWVNNFNNFNKIYGSIGTIIILMLFIFINSLILLIGFELNVSLTYLRQQSEERVKNEKPVAG, encoded by the coding sequence ATGACCAAACTGGAGAGGATTATATGGAACCTTGCCCCGTTGCGCTTCATCCGGGAGAAAAGCAAACACATCCATGTGCCCGGCTTCCAGGGGCTGCCACTTTACGATGTGTCGCGGTTCTTCTTCAAACAGGTAAAAAAAGTTGGGTTGAATGAACGTGCCGCCGCTATTTCCTTCAACTTCCTCATGGCCATCCCGGCCTCCTGCATCTTCCTATTCACACTGGTGCCCTATCTGCCGGTATCGAAGCAATTCACGGAAGAACTACTGGTACTGGCAAGAGACATTACGCCTAACTATAATACCTATACGCTGGTAAGGGACTTCATCAACGACTTCCTGAACACCCCCCGGAGCGGCCTCCTCTCCTTCGGTTTCCTGCTGGCTGTTTTCTATGCCAGCAACGCCATGATCGGGATCATGCGCTCCTTCGACCGCTCGCTGATCCCGGTTAGAAAGCGGAACTTCTTTTCCTACCGCTGGATGGCCATCAAACTGACCGCGTTGTTTATTCTGCTGGTAATAGCCACCATCGTGGTGCTGATTACCCAGGGAAAGATCCTCGAATACATCCTGCAATATTTCAAACAGGATACATTTGCGGTGCGCTTTCTCATCAAGCTGATCCGCTGGGTCGTGATCATGGCGCTGTTTTTTTACAGCATCGCGTTTATTTATAAATACGGTCCTTCCGTGCACAAGCGCTGGAAGCTGATATCTCCCGGAACCGTGCTGGCCACTTTCCTGATCATCGCCACCACTTACCTGTTCTCCTTCTGGGTCAACAACTTCAACAATTTCAATAAGATATACGGTTCCATTGGTACCATCATCATCCTGATGCTGTTTATCTTCATCAACTCATTGATCCTGCTGATCGGGTTCGAATTGAACGTCAGCCTTACCTATCTGCGCCAGCAATCTGAAGAAAGAGTTAAAAATGAAAAGCCGGTTGCGGGATGA
- a CDS encoding sigma-54-dependent Fis family transcriptional regulator — protein sequence MDLQSIKNRFGIIGNSPALNYALQVAAQVANTDLTVLIVGESGVGKEVFSQIIHALSARKHNPFIAVNCGAIPEGTIDSELFGHEKGSFTGAVDARKGYFETVNGGTIFLDEIGEMPLGTQARLLRVLETGEFIRVGSSKVQKTDVRVIAATNRELLEGTRQGKFREDLYYRLSTVPIRVPSLRDRKEDVMLLFRKFAVDFAERYKTSPVQLDEEARNMLINYPWRGNVRELKNIAEQISVLAQDKHVGAQELSRFLPDGTHHTNMPVLAGNQHQGFSGNDFSNEREILYKLFFDMKKDVTELKKMFLEILQNPQVAAQHPGIINELKELKTTEMFQPPALVQPVQQMPATAQPVILHNEHDIHHHEEVEESLNIMDKEKELIVRALKKHKGKRKDAATDLGISERTLYRKLKEYDINE from the coding sequence ATGGATTTACAAAGCATAAAGAACAGATTCGGCATCATCGGGAACTCGCCGGCCCTCAATTACGCGCTGCAGGTGGCCGCCCAGGTAGCCAACACAGACCTTACCGTATTGATTGTGGGGGAAAGCGGTGTGGGTAAGGAAGTCTTCTCGCAGATCATTCACGCGCTCTCGGCCAGGAAGCACAACCCTTTTATAGCCGTGAACTGTGGGGCCATCCCCGAAGGCACCATTGATTCAGAACTTTTCGGCCACGAGAAAGGTTCCTTCACGGGAGCGGTGGACGCCCGGAAAGGTTATTTTGAAACCGTGAACGGCGGTACGATTTTCCTGGATGAGATCGGCGAAATGCCGTTGGGCACGCAGGCAAGGTTGCTCCGTGTTCTGGAAACAGGAGAATTCATCCGGGTCGGTTCTTCCAAAGTGCAGAAAACCGATGTGCGCGTGATCGCCGCCACCAACCGCGAATTGCTGGAAGGTACAAGGCAGGGGAAATTCCGGGAGGACCTTTATTACCGGTTAAGCACCGTGCCCATCAGGGTACCTTCCCTCCGCGACCGTAAGGAAGATGTGATGCTCCTGTTCAGAAAATTCGCGGTGGACTTCGCGGAACGTTACAAAACCTCCCCCGTTCAACTGGATGAGGAAGCGAGAAATATGTTAATTAACTATCCCTGGCGTGGAAATGTGCGGGAACTGAAGAATATTGCGGAGCAGATATCGGTACTGGCGCAGGATAAGCATGTAGGTGCGCAGGAACTGAGCAGGTTCCTGCCCGATGGCACGCACCACACCAACATGCCGGTACTGGCCGGGAATCAGCATCAGGGCTTTAGTGGAAACGATTTTTCCAACGAAAGAGAAATCCTTTACAAGCTGTTCTTCGATATGAAGAAAGATGTAACGGAACTTAAAAAGATGTTCCTTGAGATTTTGCAGAACCCACAGGTGGCCGCGCAACATCCCGGCATCATCAACGAGCTGAAAGAGTTGAAAACAACGGAAATGTTCCAGCCCCCGGCGCTGGTGCAACCCGTACAGCAAATGCCCGCCACGGCACAACCGGTAATCCTGCACAACGAACATGATATTCACCACCATGAAGAAGTGGAGGAATCGCTCAATATCATGGACAAAGAAAAAGAACTGATCGTGCGCGCATTGAAAAAACACAAAGGAAAACGGAAAGACGCAGCCACAGACCTGGGCATCAGCGAAAGAACACTTTACAGAAAACTCAAAGAGTACGATATCAATGAATAG
- the lptE gene encoding LPS assembly lipoprotein LptE, whose protein sequence is MNRIAVFTRFLTLIGILWLLPGCYTFKDVSIPPEIKTVKVNYLENKARYINPTLSPQLTDRLRQKIVNQTRLIQTNNDDAHYVISGQITGYDVITTGVSQQQASVNRLNVTFHLELRDNVNNKDTESDISRSFDFSANLSLSQAEAQLREDILKNLTDEIFNKIFSNW, encoded by the coding sequence ATGAATAGAATAGCTGTTTTTACACGTTTCCTCACCCTGATCGGCATACTGTGGCTCCTGCCCGGGTGCTACACTTTCAAGGATGTTTCCATTCCGCCTGAGATTAAAACGGTGAAGGTGAATTATCTTGAAAACAAAGCCAGGTACATCAATCCTACTTTATCGCCGCAACTGACGGACAGGCTGCGCCAGAAGATCGTGAACCAGACCAGACTGATCCAGACGAATAACGACGATGCGCATTACGTGATCTCCGGGCAGATCACCGGTTACGATGTAATCACCACAGGTGTTTCCCAGCAACAGGCTTCGGTGAACAGGCTGAACGTTACGTTTCACCTGGAACTTCGGGATAACGTGAACAACAAGGATACGGAAAGCGATATCAGCCGTAGCTTCGACTTCTCCGCTAACCTTTCCCTTTCCCAGGCCGAGGCCCAGTTGAGAGAGGATATTCTCAAAAACCTGACCGACGAAATTTTCAATAAAATCTTCTCTAACTGGTAA
- a CDS encoding mechanosensitive ion channel family protein, with the protein MESILQREYWGNSIQDYLIALGIFIGIIIAIRIFRSIILSRLKKFSANTTSNIDDILIQIVEKSILPIVNVAAVYAALHYLTLSARTSQVARIALSVVMTYFAIKLITTVLSHILTGYMRRQDKWEEKQTQVKGIMIVVNIVVWALGIVFLLDNLGFDITAVITGLGIGGVAIALASQAILADLFSYFVIFFDRPFELGDFVVVDDKNGIVEHVGVKTTRIKTLSGEQLVFSNTDLTNSRIHNYKKMARRRVLFKIGIVYNTDTALLKEAPGIIKEIIVKQENATFDRSHFMNFGNFSLDIETVYFIESPDYNIYMDIHQAVLTEIFETFNTKGISFAFPTQTLFMENMGGNGKDDAKKSSATLLS; encoded by the coding sequence ATGGAATCAATTCTTCAAAGGGAGTACTGGGGCAACAGTATCCAGGATTATCTGATCGCACTGGGTATTTTTATCGGCATCATCATCGCCATCAGGATTTTCAGGTCAATCATTCTTTCGCGGCTGAAAAAATTCTCGGCCAATACCACGAGTAATATTGACGATATTCTGATACAGATCGTGGAGAAGTCCATCCTCCCGATCGTGAATGTGGCCGCGGTGTACGCTGCTTTACATTACCTGACCTTAAGCGCAAGAACCAGCCAGGTGGCAAGGATCGCATTATCTGTGGTCATGACGTATTTCGCGATTAAACTGATCACAACAGTATTGAGCCATATTCTCACCGGCTACATGCGCAGGCAGGACAAATGGGAAGAGAAGCAAACGCAGGTGAAAGGCATCATGATTGTGGTGAATATTGTGGTGTGGGCATTGGGAATCGTATTCCTGCTTGATAACCTCGGGTTCGACATTACAGCGGTGATCACAGGTCTGGGAATCGGCGGTGTGGCCATCGCCCTGGCTTCGCAGGCCATCCTGGCCGACCTGTTCAGCTATTTTGTAATCTTCTTCGACCGGCCGTTTGAATTAGGCGATTTCGTGGTCGTGGATGATAAGAACGGTATCGTGGAGCATGTGGGGGTAAAAACCACCCGGATCAAAACCCTTTCAGGAGAACAGTTGGTTTTCTCCAATACCGATCTTACCAATTCGCGCATTCACAACTACAAAAAAATGGCGCGCAGAAGGGTATTGTTCAAGATTGGGATCGTGTATAATACCGACACGGCACTTTTAAAAGAAGCGCCGGGCATCATCAAAGAGATCATTGTAAAACAGGAGAACGCTACGTTCGACCGTTCTCATTTTATGAACTTCGGTAATTTCAGTCTGGACATCGAAACCGTATATTTTATCGAAAGTCCTGATTACAACATTTACATGGATATTCACCAGGCTGTTCTTACTGAGATATTCGAAACCTTCAACACCAAAGGCATTTCCTTCGCATTCCCCACACAAACGCTTTTCATGGAGAATATGGGCGGAAACGGGAAAGATGATGCGAAGAAATCTTCCGCTACCTTATTATCCTGA
- the miaB gene encoding tRNA (N6-isopentenyl adenosine(37)-C2)-methylthiotransferase MiaB, translating into MLEAKIQDESRQGEAFAPFAADPNTYAKKFYIESYGCAMNFSDSEIVASILQEKGFGATRNSEEADLILVNTCSIREKAEQTVRKRLTEFRKLKDARPGTLVGVLGCMAERLKSKLLEEEKLVDMVVGPDAYRTLPGLIEEAESGQKAVNVLLSREETYADIAPVRLDSNGITAFVSIMRGCNNMCSFCVVPFTRGRERSRDAQSIVAECRELFEKGYKEVTLLGQNVDSYYFTPEGKNEKPITFAELLEMVALVSPELRVRFSTSHPKDITDDVLHTMAKYENICKCIHLPVQSGSSRILQLMNRTYTREWYIAKVNRIREIMPDCSITSDVITGFCSETEDDHLETISIMEYSKYDISYMYFYSVRPGTLAHRRYEDDVPLEVKKRRLAEVVEVQNRLSKESYRNDIGKTFKVLIEGNSKRSEHDWAGRNSQNKVVVFPKGNHAYQKGDYVMVKVKDATQATLLGDIVA; encoded by the coding sequence ATGTTGGAGGCAAAGATCCAGGACGAGAGCAGGCAGGGAGAAGCGTTCGCTCCGTTCGCAGCTGATCCTAATACTTACGCGAAGAAATTTTACATAGAGAGTTATGGCTGTGCCATGAATTTCAGTGACAGCGAAATCGTGGCATCTATTCTTCAGGAAAAAGGCTTTGGCGCCACCCGCAATTCGGAAGAGGCGGACCTTATCCTGGTGAACACCTGTTCCATCCGCGAAAAAGCGGAACAGACCGTCCGCAAACGCCTTACCGAGTTTCGTAAATTAAAGGATGCACGTCCGGGAACATTGGTGGGCGTGCTGGGCTGTATGGCTGAAAGACTGAAATCGAAACTGCTGGAAGAAGAAAAACTCGTGGATATGGTGGTAGGGCCCGACGCTTACCGCACATTGCCAGGTCTCATAGAAGAAGCGGAATCTGGTCAGAAAGCCGTGAACGTATTGCTGAGCCGGGAAGAAACTTATGCCGATATCGCTCCTGTTCGCCTGGATAGCAACGGCATTACCGCCTTCGTAAGCATCATGCGCGGTTGCAACAACATGTGTTCCTTCTGCGTGGTGCCTTTTACCCGCGGCCGCGAACGCAGCAGAGATGCACAATCCATAGTTGCAGAATGCCGTGAACTTTTCGAAAAAGGTTACAAAGAAGTAACCCTGCTGGGACAGAACGTAGACAGCTATTACTTCACGCCTGAAGGTAAAAACGAAAAGCCCATTACTTTCGCTGAATTGCTCGAGATGGTCGCGCTCGTTTCACCGGAGTTACGGGTACGCTTCAGTACCTCCCACCCGAAAGACATTACAGATGATGTGCTGCATACCATGGCGAAATACGAAAACATCTGCAAGTGTATTCACCTGCCCGTTCAAAGCGGTTCGTCCCGTATCCTTCAATTGATGAACAGGACCTATACCCGTGAATGGTACATCGCGAAGGTGAACCGCATCCGCGAGATCATGCCCGATTGCAGCATTACTTCCGATGTGATTACCGGTTTCTGTTCTGAAACAGAAGACGACCACCTGGAGACCATCTCCATCATGGAGTATTCAAAATACGATATCAGTTACATGTACTTTTACAGTGTGCGTCCGGGAACCCTCGCCCACCGCCGGTACGAAGACGATGTACCCCTGGAAGTGAAGAAACGCAGGCTCGCCGAAGTGGTGGAAGTACAGAACAGGCTCTCGAAAGAAAGCTACAGGAACGATATCGGGAAAACCTTCAAAGTACTAATAGAAGGCAATTCCAAAAGAAGTGAACACGATTGGGCGGGAAGAAATTCACAAAACAAAGTGGTGGTGTTCCCTAAAGGAAACCATGCTTATCAGAAAGGCGACTACGTCATGGTAAAAGTGAAGGATGCCACACAGGCCACTTTACTGGGAGACATTGTTGCCTGA
- the secG gene encoding preprotein translocase subunit SecG, which translates to MNLLFLILIIIASVALAFFVLVQNPKGGGLAGNIAGFSNQFMGVKQTTDVLEKGTWIFAVVVGLLCILSALFINSGSKGGSNVLDKLNTNPVNTTTPVTPAPANTNPAGTTTLPGADSTKK; encoded by the coding sequence ATGAACCTGCTTTTTCTGATACTGATCATCATTGCTTCCGTGGCGCTCGCATTCTTTGTACTGGTACAAAACCCCAAAGGTGGCGGACTGGCCGGTAACATCGCCGGTTTCAGCAACCAGTTCATGGGCGTTAAACAAACCACCGACGTATTGGAAAAAGGTACCTGGATCTTCGCCGTTGTGGTAGGATTGCTTTGCATCCTCTCCGCACTGTTCATTAATTCAGGTTCTAAAGGCGGCAGCAATGTACTGGACAAACTGAATACCAACCCGGTAAATACCACCACCCCGGTAACACCCGCTCCTGCCAATACAAACCCGGCCGGAACCACCACCCTTCCCGGTGCAGATTCCACTAAAAAGTAA
- a CDS encoding thioredoxin family protein, giving the protein MKSLFRITMLALVVIAAASFRVTLDPLPIGAKAPLPDYRMKNLQQKRVSMNDLMGKKGLLVMFTCNTCPYVIKNQERTKAIAAHAKANNIGILLVNSNEASRSSDDSFEAMKAYAAEQGYDWNYVLDEGSKLADAFGASRTPECYLFDKESKLVYHGAIDDSPADPENIKREHLKTAIDELVKGTPVSVTNSRSVGCGIKRVKG; this is encoded by the coding sequence ATGAAAAGTCTTTTCCGCATAACAATGCTTGCGTTGGTAGTAATAGCGGCGGCAAGTTTTCGTGTAACCCTTGATCCGCTTCCCATAGGTGCCAAGGCGCCCCTTCCTGATTACAGGATGAAAAACCTTCAGCAGAAGCGTGTTTCCATGAACGATTTAATGGGAAAGAAAGGCCTGCTCGTGATGTTCACCTGCAATACCTGCCCTTATGTAATTAAGAATCAGGAGCGCACGAAAGCGATCGCTGCTCATGCCAAAGCTAATAACATCGGTATCTTACTGGTGAACTCCAATGAAGCCAGTCGCAGTTCCGACGACTCCTTTGAAGCGATGAAAGCGTATGCCGCCGAACAGGGCTACGACTGGAATTATGTGCTGGATGAAGGCTCCAAACTGGCCGACGCCTTTGGCGCTTCGCGTACCCCCGAGTGTTACCTTTTCGACAAGGAATCCAAACTGGTTTACCACGGCGCCATCGATGATTCGCCTGCCGATCCGGAAAACATCAAACGGGAACACCTGAAAACGGCCATCGATGAGCTGGTGAAAGGAACACCGGTTTCCGTTACCAACAGTCGTTCCGTAGGTTGTGGTATCAAACGCGTGAAAGGCTGA
- the mltG gene encoding endolytic transglycosylase MltG: MKKAFLVTLVVMLAGAAIAAYFFNARTTSFEGKKKFVYIPTGTNSKEAVLDVLKKDSVLRQPWLFNLFADRLDYWKQIKPGKYEVPAGMNTFQLVRKLRSGQQTPVNLVINKIRTGKQLAQMVGNKFECDSAAFLETMYSREFLSAHGLDSATAISLVIPDTYTYYWNSDPATIFSKLVKRHKDFWNEERKAKAAAKGLTPTQVYTVASIVEEETNNRAEKGNVASVYLNRIKIGMPLQADPTVKFALQDFTLKRIYQKHLTVSSPYNTYRVKGLPPGPICTPSSITIDEVLNAPETKYIYFVASSQFNGTHVFAADYPTHLKYAKEYQKALDSLFLKRQQKADTSLGK, translated from the coding sequence ATGAAAAAAGCCTTCCTTGTTACGCTTGTTGTAATGCTTGCCGGAGCGGCCATTGCGGCCTATTTCTTCAATGCCCGCACCACTTCCTTTGAAGGCAAAAAGAAATTCGTGTACATCCCTACCGGAACAAACAGTAAAGAAGCAGTGCTTGATGTCTTAAAGAAAGATTCAGTACTGCGTCAGCCCTGGCTCTTCAACCTGTTCGCCGACCGGCTCGATTACTGGAAACAGATCAAACCAGGCAAATACGAGGTACCCGCGGGGATGAATACTTTTCAACTGGTACGGAAACTGCGTTCGGGCCAGCAAACACCCGTTAACCTGGTGATCAATAAAATACGCACCGGTAAACAACTGGCGCAAATGGTGGGCAATAAATTCGAATGTGATTCCGCCGCTTTCCTGGAAACCATGTACTCCAGAGAATTTCTTTCAGCACATGGACTAGATTCAGCAACCGCGATCAGTCTTGTGATACCCGATACCTACACGTATTACTGGAACAGTGATCCGGCCACCATCTTCTCCAAACTCGTTAAAAGACACAAGGACTTCTGGAATGAAGAACGAAAAGCAAAGGCCGCAGCCAAAGGCTTAACGCCCACCCAGGTATATACCGTCGCCTCCATTGTGGAAGAAGAAACGAACAACCGCGCTGAAAAAGGAAACGTGGCCAGCGTTTACCTCAACCGCATAAAAATCGGGATGCCGCTGCAGGCCGATCCTACCGTAAAGTTCGCGTTACAGGACTTCACACTGAAGCGTATCTACCAGAAACACCTTACCGTATCTTCCCCGTACAATACTTACAGGGTGAAAGGGTTGCCTCCGGGCCCCATTTGCACCCCTTCTTCCATTACCATTGATGAAGTGCTGAACGCACCTGAAACAAAATACATTTACTTCGTGGCCAGCAGTCAGTTCAACGGCACGCACGTATTCGCGGCCGATTACCCCACACATCTGAAATACGCGAAAGAATACCAGAAAGCACTCGACAGCCTGTTCCTGAAACGCCAGCAAAAAGCAGATACCAGCTTAGGAAAATAA
- a CDS encoding outer membrane beta-barrel protein yields the protein MRYYFVLLLCCLCFHSEAQLRARLAGMVKDTSGTVLEGLSVSLKANDDTTVVFNTSTDAQGKFSFESIPLKKYTLSITGTGFLDLVLNEIAPGAPGLPDFTMETISPQMEEVVVVAEKPLFEDKDGVLTMNVSASPAANSSSAGELLKNMPMMASDPDGKLLLKGKEPRILIDDKPTGLNAQQLADLLESLPGSAIEKIEMMMNPPPQYASEEGGVINIVTKKGKIGFTGRLNSFYGTRGEINLNGNFSYRDKKWAVDFIAGNSLTQTPGSSQSRRENFYTDSTSQLLTNGRFDNSQWRPHFRLSGDYEINPSHRFNLVAQGQYADLDNLSLTAYRNVNRFDEVYRLNTRANGTLGRNVTPGATASYIFKGKNPAQQLKLIAGINGGLYDNTRIATQRFLSPKDETTIAPDSIQQQLTNNGSRSLNIRADYTHPSGWKPLTFSTGFTFLNSRNNNKLDVSYTNRDNGAQVPIPHMGNDFVFLQQVLGYRGSVIFRLNKKWQVNGGTTFEQTAMRFRFFTGNTPPTTNRYGNLLPQATLRKEWSGNRTATLSYRKTVRRPGIRELNPTVDEYTDPYNIRFGNPFLAPALAHNYDLTLGKYKGKSYVNFSLGYNKVEDIIQQMRTAIPGEKTQITFENLAGRKEYEAGLWGGYTFSRKFRLNTSIHYLFSEYLNDARSSIRYRNGGSLNASMNWTYTFNPLFLVEGSSRYHSFADPQGRSRANLSMQLGLQQKLLNKRMTISMMVVDPFRQQQFKSVTYNEKFTVTSERYSRTQNLRIGLAYNLTPAPKQVSQKQINDAVKKVKGS from the coding sequence ATGCGTTATTACTTTGTTTTACTGCTATGCTGCTTGTGTTTCCATTCGGAAGCGCAGTTGCGTGCCCGGTTAGCAGGTATGGTAAAAGATACCAGTGGAACGGTGTTGGAAGGATTATCGGTATCTCTCAAGGCAAATGACGATACCACCGTTGTCTTTAATACAAGTACAGATGCTCAGGGGAAATTTTCCTTTGAAAGCATTCCGCTAAAAAAATACACGCTCAGCATAACAGGCACCGGTTTTCTTGATTTGGTATTGAATGAGATAGCACCGGGAGCGCCAGGGTTACCAGATTTTACCATGGAAACGATTTCCCCGCAAATGGAGGAAGTAGTGGTGGTGGCGGAAAAACCATTGTTTGAAGATAAAGACGGTGTGCTCACCATGAATGTTTCCGCTTCCCCCGCAGCCAATAGTTCCAGCGCTGGCGAACTGCTGAAAAACATGCCCATGATGGCCAGCGATCCGGATGGGAAACTTTTACTGAAAGGCAAAGAACCCCGTATTCTGATTGATGATAAACCCACCGGACTGAATGCACAGCAACTTGCGGATCTCTTGGAATCGCTTCCGGGTTCAGCCATTGAAAAAATTGAAATGATGATGAACCCGCCGCCACAATACGCCAGTGAAGAAGGTGGGGTGATCAATATCGTAACCAAAAAAGGAAAGATTGGTTTTACCGGAAGACTCAATTCATTTTACGGCACACGCGGAGAAATTAACCTGAACGGGAACTTTTCCTACCGCGATAAGAAATGGGCCGTGGACTTCATTGCCGGTAATTCCCTTACACAAACACCCGGCAGCAGCCAGTCGAGGCGCGAGAACTTCTATACGGATTCCACCAGTCAGTTGCTTACAAACGGACGTTTCGATAACAGCCAGTGGCGGCCCCATTTCAGGCTATCCGGAGATTATGAGATCAACCCAAGCCACCGTTTCAACCTGGTGGCGCAGGGGCAATATGCCGACCTGGATAACCTCAGTTTAACCGCCTACCGGAACGTAAACCGCTTCGATGAGGTGTATCGCCTGAATACCCGCGCCAACGGTACATTGGGCAGAAATGTGACACCCGGCGCCACCGCTTCGTACATTTTCAAAGGCAAGAACCCTGCGCAGCAATTAAAGCTGATCGCGGGAATCAATGGTGGTTTGTACGACAATACACGCATCGCCACCCAGCGCTTCCTTTCTCCCAAAGATGAAACGACCATCGCCCCGGATAGTATTCAGCAACAACTCACCAATAACGGGAGCCGCAGCCTGAACATCCGGGCCGATTATACACATCCTTCAGGCTGGAAACCACTCACGTTTTCCACCGGCTTCACCTTCCTGAACAGCAGAAACAACAACAAACTGGACGTATCTTACACCAATCGTGACAACGGCGCGCAGGTTCCGATCCCGCACATGGGCAACGATTTTGTTTTTCTTCAACAAGTGCTCGGTTACAGAGGTTCCGTTATTTTCAGACTCAATAAAAAATGGCAGGTGAACGGTGGGACGACTTTCGAGCAAACTGCTATGCGGTTCCGGTTTTTTACCGGCAATACGCCGCCTACCACCAACCGTTATGGCAATCTTTTGCCGCAGGCCACGCTCCGGAAGGAGTGGAGCGGTAACCGTACGGCCACACTTTCCTACCGGAAAACCGTTCGCAGACCCGGCATCCGTGAACTCAATCCTACCGTGGATGAATACACCGATCCTTATAACATCCGGTTTGGCAATCCTTTCCTGGCACCGGCGCTCGCGCACAACTATGATCTTACGCTGGGTAAATACAAAGGGAAGTCTTATGTGAACTTTTCGCTGGGCTACAACAAAGTAGAAGACATCATTCAGCAGATGCGGACGGCTATTCCGGGAGAAAAAACACAGATCACGTTTGAGAACCTGGCAGGCAGGAAAGAGTACGAAGCTGGTTTGTGGGGCGGGTACACTTTTTCAAGGAAATTCAGGCTGAACACCAGCATTCATTACCTTTTCAGCGAATACCTCAACGATGCGCGCTCTTCCATCCGTTACCGGAATGGCGGATCACTGAACGCCTCTATGAACTGGACCTATACCTTTAATCCGCTGTTCCTGGTGGAAGGGAGTTCACGTTACCATTCCTTTGCCGATCCGCAGGGCCGTTCCCGGGCGAATCTTTCCATGCAACTCGGCTTACAACAAAAACTCCTGAACAAAAGAATGACCATTTCCATGATGGTGGTGGATCCGTTCAGGCAGCAGCAATTCAAATCGGTCACTTATAACGAGAAGTTCACGGTTACGAGTGAACGCTACAGCCGTACGCAGAACCTGCGCATCGGGCTGGCTTATAATTTAACGCCCGCACCCAAACAGGTTTCTCAAAAACAAATTAATGACGCGGTGAAGAAAGTGAAGGGGAGTTGA
- a CDS encoding (Fe-S)-binding protein — translation MEIPVMMDLFARGESPEVLFWVGCAGSFDQRAQRITKAFVTILHKLDIKYAILGKEEMCTGDPARRAGNEFMFQMMAYQNIQVLNGYGIKKIVTACPHCFNTIKNEYPELGGTYEVIHHATYLQELINQGRIKMKEDGMFKGKKITYHDSCYLGRANNIYEAPREVLAALDAELVEMKRCRSKGLCCGAGGAQMFKEEENGTIRVNLDRSKEAVGTGAQVIAAACPFCNTMLTDGVKNEEKEEEVAVLDIAELVEKSMI, via the coding sequence ATGGAGATACCCGTAATGATGGACCTGTTTGCCCGTGGAGAAAGCCCTGAAGTGCTGTTCTGGGTGGGATGCGCAGGAAGTTTCGACCAAAGGGCGCAAAGAATCACAAAGGCTTTCGTAACGATCCTGCACAAACTTGACATCAAATACGCCATTCTCGGGAAAGAAGAAATGTGCACGGGCGACCCCGCCCGCCGTGCCGGAAACGAGTTCATGTTCCAAATGATGGCCTATCAGAACATCCAGGTACTGAACGGCTACGGCATCAAAAAAATCGTGACCGCCTGTCCCCATTGCTTTAATACGATTAAAAATGAGTACCCCGAACTGGGCGGTACCTATGAAGTGATCCACCACGCCACTTACCTCCAGGAACTGATCAACCAGGGCCGCATCAAAATGAAGGAAGACGGCATGTTCAAAGGAAAGAAAATCACCTACCACGATAGTTGCTACCTCGGCCGCGCCAATAATATTTACGAAGCGCCACGCGAAGTGCTCGCCGCGCTGGACGCGGAACTGGTGGAAATGAAACGCTGCCGCTCCAAAGGCTTATGCTGTGGCGCCGGTGGCGCCCAGATGTTCAAAGAAGAAGAAAACGGCACCATCCGCGTAAACCTCGACCGTTCCAAAGAAGCCGTGGGAACAGGCGCCCAGGTGATCGCCGCCGCCTGCCCTTTCTGCAATACCATGCTTACAGATGGTGTTAAAAATGAAGAAAAAGAGGAAGAAGTTGCCGTGCTCGACATCGCCGAACTGGTGGAGAAAAGCATGATTTAG